The proteins below are encoded in one region of Cololabis saira isolate AMF1-May2022 chromosome 11, fColSai1.1, whole genome shotgun sequence:
- the LOC133454775 gene encoding nuclear receptor subfamily 5 group A member 2-like: MDYRCDGTLEELCPVCGDKVSGYHYGLLTCESCKGFFKRTVQNNKTYTCVERQQCRMDKIQRKRCPFCRFQKCLEVGMRLDAVRADRMRGGRNKFGPIYKRDRALKQQKTALIQAHRFGQESRTGSSMHQRDVTFILHDTLLNTNHPSTTSSFVPSVPAAVIQQQDSYSNWTIKSECSDISAASTGFAAGIFIDQHEAYSRVVLTPGPRMPQLMMEFLRCDPDEVQLQKITAHLHQELTGCHLASSTFSHMFVIADQLLRSIVDWARASIFFKQLQVGDQMKLLQHCWSELLVLDFLPRVVLHGKEESLVLVSGQEVYVSDCDAGLALANLTQKGKDLVERLHILRVNRQEFACIKFLILFNPDVKDLEDHGFVESVKEQVEGDLLEYTLSTLFQCPDRFNHLLLFLSELRCLGTLAEDYLYCRHLSSELPCNNLLNEMLHAKNN; the protein is encoded by the exons ATGGATTACAGGTGTGATGGGACTCTGGAAGAGCTGTGTCCAGTGTGTGGAGATAAAGTATCTGGGTACCACTATGGTCTGCTCACCTGTGAGAGCTGCAAG GGATTTTTCAAGAGGACGGTTCAAAACAACAAGACGTATACCTGTGTGGAGAGGCAGCAGTGCAGGATGGATAAAATTCAAAGGAAACGCTGTCCTTTCTGCAGATTCCAGAAGTGCCTAGAGGTTGGCATGAGGCTAGATG CTGTTCGTGCAGATCGCATGAGAGGCGGCAGAAACAAGTTTGGCCCCATTTACAAGCGTGATCGAGCTCTCAAGCAGCAGAAAACCGCTCTGATACAAGCTCATAGATTCGGACAAGAAAGTCGCACTGGTTCCTCGATGCACCAGAGAGATGTCACCTTTATCCTTCACGACACCCTCCTAAACACAAACCATCCTTCAACGACATCTTCATTCGTGCCCTCCGTCCCAGCTGCTGTCATCCAGCAGCAGGACTCCTACTCAAACTGGACCATCAAGTCGGAGTGCAGCGACATCTCTGCAGCTTCAACGGGCTTTGCTGCAGGAATCTTCATCGACCAGCATGAGGCGTATTCAAGAGTAGTCCTGACACCAGGCCCAAGGATGCCTCAGCTGATGATGGAGTTCCTGCGCTGTGATCCAGATGAGGTGCAGCTGCAGAAGATCACGGCTCACCTGCATCAGGAGCTGACAGGCTGCCACTTGGCCTCCAGCACCTTTAGCCACATGTTTGTCATCGCAGACCAGCTGCTGCGCTCTATCGTGGACTGGGCCCGGGCATCCATCTTCTTCAAGCAGCTTCAG GTCGGTGACCAGATGAAGCTGCTGCAGCACTGTTGGAGTGAACTGTTGGTCCTGGACTTCCTGCCCAGAGTGGTTCTTCATGGCAAAGAAGaaagtctggttctggtctctggacaGGAG GTGTATGTGTCAGACTGTGATGCTGGTCTGGCTTTGGCCAACCTGACCCAGAAAGGAAAGGACCTGGTTGAAAGGCTGCACATTCTAAGGGTGAACCGTCAAGAGTTCGCCTGCATCAAGTTCCTAATCTTATTTAATCCAG ACGTGAAGGATCTTGAAGACCACGGATTCGTAGAGAGTGTGAAAGAGCAGGTTGAAGGAGATCTGCTGGAGTACACGCTGTCCACCTTGTTCCAGTGCCCTGACCGTTTCAACC